The following proteins come from a genomic window of bacterium:
- the hemN gene encoding oxygen-independent coproporphyrinogen III oxidase translates to MTVHVTRELLARHDVPGPRYTSYPTVPVWSRDFDESDYRDALRELAGRPQDELSIYLHLPFCAKHCHYCGCNAVMTREKNAVDAYLDRVEREIDAVVDIIGRGRRTVQIHWGGGTPNYLKPHQVERALGLLRDRFDVAPDAEVSLEIDPRIGSPEQARHLQSVGFNRISLGVQDFEPDVQKAIGRLQSRERTLRVYHGCREAGFEGVNVDLVYGLPGQTRDSFADTLREVVALAPDRAACFSYAHVPWVRPDQGKVDTTRMPEGYEKFELFRLAIDVFDRAGYDWIGIDHFAKRGDELAVARRERRLHRNFMGYTTRPAPQMLAFGMSGIGEVCGRFVQNDSGLESWSASIDAGRLPVVRGHVLTGDDRLRRLTILNLMCNNELPYALTVPEFGAPANELLAGSLESIKPYADEGFVAFAEDRLLITDLGRHFVRNVCMELDAYLDHDSSKPLFSRTV, encoded by the coding sequence ATGACCGTGCACGTCACCCGCGAGCTGCTGGCCAGACACGACGTCCCCGGCCCGCGCTACACCAGCTACCCGACCGTGCCGGTCTGGAGCCGCGACTTCGACGAGAGCGACTACCGCGACGCGCTGCGCGAGCTGGCCGGGCGCCCCCAAGACGAGCTGTCGATCTACCTGCACCTGCCCTTCTGCGCCAAGCATTGCCATTACTGCGGCTGCAACGCCGTCATGACGCGCGAGAAGAACGCGGTCGACGCGTATCTCGACCGCGTGGAGCGGGAGATCGACGCCGTGGTCGACATCATCGGGCGCGGCCGGCGCACCGTGCAGATCCACTGGGGCGGCGGCACGCCCAACTATCTCAAGCCGCACCAGGTGGAACGCGCCCTGGGTCTGTTGCGCGACCGCTTCGACGTGGCGCCGGACGCGGAGGTCTCCCTGGAGATCGACCCGCGCATCGGCTCGCCGGAGCAGGCGCGGCACCTGCAGTCGGTCGGCTTCAACCGCATCAGCCTAGGCGTCCAGGACTTCGAACCGGACGTGCAGAAGGCCATCGGCCGCCTCCAGTCGCGCGAGCGCACCCTGCGCGTCTACCACGGTTGCCGCGAGGCCGGTTTCGAGGGCGTCAACGTGGACCTGGTCTACGGACTGCCCGGCCAGACGCGCGACAGCTTCGCCGACACCCTGCGCGAGGTCGTCGCCCTGGCGCCCGATCGCGCGGCCTGCTTCAGCTACGCCCACGTGCCGTGGGTCAGGCCCGACCAGGGGAAGGTCGATACCACGCGCATGCCCGAAGGCTACGAGAAGTTCGAGCTCTTCCGGCTGGCCATCGACGTGTTCGACCGGGCCGGCTACGACTGGATCGGCATCGACCATTTCGCGAAGCGCGGCGACGAGCTGGCCGTCGCCCGGCGCGAGCGGCGCCTGCATCGCAATTTCATGGGCTACACGACCCGTCCCGCGCCGCAGATGCTGGCCTTCGGCATGAGCGGCATCGGCGAGGTCTGCGGCCGGTTCGTGCAGAACGATTCCGGGCTGGAGAGCTGGAGCGCGTCGATCGACGCCGGCCGCCTGCCGGTGGTGCGCGGCCACGTCCTGACCGGGGACGATCGCCTGCGCCGCCTGACCATCTTGAACCTGATGTGCAACAACGAGTTGCCTTACGCCTTGACCGTGCCCGAGTTCGGCGCGCCCGCGAACGAGCTGCTCGCCGGCAGCCTCGAGTCCATCAAGCCCTACGCGGACGAGGGCTTCGTCGCCTTCGCCGAAGACCGTCTGCTGATCACGGACCTGGGCCGCCATTTCGTGCGCAACGTGTGCATGGAGCTGGACGCCTACCTCGACCACGACAGCAGCAAGCCGTTGTTCAGCAGGACCGTCTGA
- the hemA gene encoding glutamyl-tRNA reductase yields MIEHVAKLFMRGVDHHLAPTEVRETAHLDNAAAGAFMDALAAEPGFVSAVPVSTCNRTELYLEVGASFRADESLSRALATAGLDPAVFFGPHARSLEGRDAVEHLYRLSSGLESMMIGEPQITGQLKDAYRFARERHELGPVVMRAFQGAFRAGKRVRTETKIGTGAVSVAFAAVELARKFFADLSRHRALLVGAGETGALASRHFLQAGIGGLTVINRSPGRSRSLADDLNQGKGELVRASPWEELGEALAAADVVLATTGSTEPVIDAAMVRAAARARRGKPLFLLDIAVPRDIHPDAAGVDGAFLFGLDDLDQIVRANLTARRKHVPAAEAIIERELDEFHGWLADVDLRPTVAEFRAYLEQLKEKQVGYVRKQESAAVAAAVERSLQQFIKKVLGRSVSTIRNSENEEERLRHLATLREIFSPGEQDRP; encoded by the coding sequence ATGATCGAACACGTCGCCAAGCTGTTCATGCGCGGCGTCGACCACCACCTGGCGCCGACCGAGGTGCGCGAGACGGCCCACCTGGACAACGCCGCGGCCGGCGCGTTCATGGACGCTCTCGCGGCCGAGCCGGGCTTCGTCTCCGCCGTGCCGGTCAGCACCTGCAACCGGACCGAACTGTATCTCGAGGTCGGCGCGTCCTTCCGCGCCGACGAGTCCCTGTCGCGCGCCCTGGCGACGGCCGGCCTCGACCCCGCCGTGTTCTTCGGCCCCCACGCGCGCAGCCTCGAGGGCCGCGACGCGGTGGAGCACCTCTACCGCCTGTCGTCGGGCCTGGAGAGCATGATGATCGGCGAGCCCCAGATCACCGGCCAGCTCAAGGACGCCTACCGTTTCGCCCGCGAGCGCCACGAACTGGGACCTGTCGTCATGCGCGCCTTCCAGGGCGCCTTCCGGGCGGGCAAGCGCGTGCGCACCGAGACCAAGATCGGGACCGGCGCGGTGAGCGTGGCCTTCGCCGCCGTGGAGCTGGCGCGCAAGTTCTTCGCCGACCTCTCGCGCCACCGCGCCCTGCTGGTCGGCGCCGGCGAGACCGGCGCCCTGGCGTCGCGCCACTTCCTGCAGGCCGGCATCGGCGGCCTGACGGTGATCAACCGCAGTCCCGGGCGGTCCCGCAGCCTGGCCGACGACCTGAACCAGGGCAAGGGGGAGCTGGTGCGCGCGAGCCCCTGGGAGGAGCTGGGCGAGGCGCTGGCCGCCGCCGACGTGGTGCTCGCGACGACCGGCAGCACCGAACCGGTCATCGACGCGGCCATGGTCCGCGCAGCGGCGCGCGCCCGTCGCGGCAAGCCGCTGTTCCTGCTGGACATCGCCGTGCCCCGCGACATCCATCCCGACGCCGCCGGCGTCGACGGCGCGTTCCTGTTCGGCCTGGACGACCTCGATCAGATCGTGCGCGCCAACCTGACCGCGCGGCGCAAGCACGTGCCCGCCGCCGAGGCCATCATCGAGCGCGAGCTGGACGAGTTCCACGGCTGGCTCGCGGACGTGGACCTGCGCCCCACCGTCGCCGAGTTCCGCGCGTATCTCGAGCAGCTCAAGGAGAAGCAGGTGGGTTACGTCCGCAAGCAGGAGTCCGCCGCCGTGGCCGCGGCCGTGGAGCGGAGCCTGCAGCAGTTCATCAAGAAGGTGCTGGGGCGGTCCGTGTCGACCATCAGGAACTCCGAGAACGAGGAGGAGCGGCTGCGGCACCTGGCGACGCTGCGGGAGATCTTCTCGCCGGGGGAGCAGGATCGGCCGTGA
- the hemG gene encoding protoporphyrinogen oxidase: MPDARATGTARVAVIGGGVAGLATALHILDGARDRGLDLGVTVFEAGAEPGGNLRTTDRDGWRLEWGPNGFLDNEPATLRLVDRLGLGDELLRSSDAARRRFLLLRGRLCEIPASPPAFLRSRLFGWGAKLRILGELFVPPRRDLGRADVAPSTDETVYDFGRRRLGRAFAETMLDPMVKGVFGGDARELSLAAAFPRMVELERDHGGLFKALFKLSRRKGGRADAGPGGTLHSFRGGMAALPAALAAALQDDTRADLRREAPVASVALRDGVWSVYVDGTEHGPFAVVVDAAPAHAAAGQLRGLDAALGDELAAIPYVPMAVIALGFARADVAHDLDGFGMLIPTSERRRLLGALWTSSVFADRAPAGRVLIRAMAGGPRDRDVLESSDDELRDAALAELRGLFGLRGAPELAAVFRHERAIAQYVPGHLARLRAIESRLAACPGLLLTGSSYRGISVNACAKDAEKTAARALASLERPEGGR; the protein is encoded by the coding sequence ATGCCTGACGCCCGCGCAACCGGAACCGCCCGCGTGGCGGTGATCGGCGGCGGCGTGGCCGGACTGGCCACAGCCCTGCACATCCTGGACGGGGCCCGCGACCGCGGCCTGGACCTCGGCGTGACCGTCTTCGAGGCCGGCGCCGAACCGGGCGGCAACCTGCGCACCACCGACCGGGACGGCTGGCGTCTCGAATGGGGTCCCAACGGCTTCCTCGACAACGAGCCCGCCACCTTGCGCCTGGTGGACCGCCTCGGCCTCGGCGACGAATTGCTGCGCAGCTCCGACGCCGCCCGCCGGCGCTTCCTGCTGCTGCGGGGACGCCTGTGCGAGATCCCCGCCTCGCCGCCCGCCTTCCTCCGGTCCCGCCTGTTCGGCTGGGGCGCGAAGCTGCGGATCCTGGGCGAGCTGTTCGTGCCGCCGCGGCGCGATCTGGGCCGGGCCGACGTCGCGCCGTCCACCGACGAGACGGTCTACGATTTCGGCCGCCGGCGCCTGGGCCGCGCGTTCGCCGAGACGATGCTCGATCCCATGGTCAAGGGCGTCTTCGGCGGCGATGCGCGCGAGCTCAGCCTGGCCGCGGCCTTCCCGCGCATGGTGGAGCTGGAGCGCGACCACGGCGGGCTCTTCAAGGCCCTGTTCAAGCTGTCGCGCCGCAAGGGCGGCAGGGCCGACGCAGGGCCGGGCGGCACCCTCCACTCCTTCCGCGGCGGCATGGCGGCCCTGCCCGCGGCGCTCGCTGCGGCCCTGCAGGACGATACCCGCGCCGACCTGAGGCGCGAGGCGCCGGTCGCATCGGTCGCCTTGCGCGACGGCGTCTGGAGTGTTTACGTCGATGGCACCGAGCACGGACCCTTCGCGGTCGTGGTCGACGCCGCGCCGGCGCATGCGGCCGCCGGACAGCTGCGGGGTCTCGACGCCGCGCTGGGCGACGAGCTGGCAGCGATCCCCTACGTGCCGATGGCCGTGATCGCCCTGGGCTTCGCGCGTGCCGACGTCGCCCACGACCTGGACGGCTTCGGCATGCTGATCCCGACCAGCGAGAGACGGCGCCTGCTCGGCGCCCTGTGGACCAGCAGCGTGTTCGCGGACCGGGCGCCCGCCGGTCGGGTGCTGATCAGGGCCATGGCCGGCGGCCCGCGCGACCGCGATGTGCTAGAATCGAGCGACGACGAGCTGCGCGACGCCGCCCTCGCGGAGCTGCGCGGTCTGTTCGGCCTGCGCGGCGCGCCGGAGCTGGCCGCCGTCTTCCGCCACGAGCGCGCCATCGCCCAGTACGTGCCCGGCCATCTGGCGCGCCTGCGGGCGATCGAATCCCGGCTGGCGGCATGCCCCGGCCTGCTGCTCACGGGCAGCTCGTACCGGGGGATCTCGGTGAACGCCTGCGCCAAGGACGCCGAGAAGACCGCCGCACGAGCCCTGGCCAGTCTGGAACGTCCGGAAGGAGGACGCTGA
- a CDS encoding HAMP domain-containing histidine kinase, with protein sequence MKWHHRLGLLYGILVTLILAMGAWWMYYINREGQNFERYQMQRYANDRLHAAFLLRLDPEAAHDPAAVLGPDYPHLHFQRTASGWDVHVDAAALDAVRDEARRRKRMFLTEGVFFLALLIAGNTILSLAFRREREFKRARELFLAGATHELKTPLSCIRLFTETLERPDLDDEARRRIHASLLQDIERLEDMMEQVLSVSRDEHGRRRSPEPLDLADETRDLLAAMQAFLDGNGAVVATELPAGRLILGDRQALRVALRNLVQNAVHHCRPPAEITVALARREGAHLLSVSDRGPGIPRRDHRKIFDSFYRSRTDDDGERVRGSGLGLYLARRNAEALGGEVELRSEEGRGATFTLVLPAHAEEQA encoded by the coding sequence ATGAAGTGGCATCACCGGCTGGGACTTCTCTACGGCATCCTCGTGACGCTGATCCTGGCGATGGGCGCCTGGTGGATGTACTACATCAACCGCGAGGGGCAGAACTTCGAGCGCTACCAGATGCAGCGCTACGCCAACGACCGCCTGCACGCCGCCTTCCTGCTGCGTCTCGATCCCGAGGCGGCGCACGATCCAGCGGCCGTCCTGGGTCCCGACTACCCCCACCTGCACTTCCAGCGGACCGCCTCTGGCTGGGACGTGCACGTGGACGCCGCCGCGCTCGACGCCGTGCGCGACGAGGCGCGACGCCGCAAGCGCATGTTCCTGACCGAGGGGGTGTTTTTCCTGGCGCTGCTGATCGCCGGCAACACGATCCTCTCGCTGGCCTTCCGGCGCGAGCGCGAGTTCAAGCGGGCGCGGGAGCTGTTCCTGGCGGGCGCCACCCACGAACTCAAGACGCCCCTGTCCTGCATCCGTCTCTTCACCGAAACGCTGGAGAGACCCGACCTGGACGACGAGGCGCGCCGGCGGATCCACGCCTCCCTGCTGCAGGACATCGAGCGTCTCGAGGACATGATGGAGCAGGTGCTGTCGGTCAGCCGCGACGAGCACGGCCGGCGCCGGAGCCCCGAACCGCTCGACCTGGCCGACGAGACGCGCGACCTGCTCGCCGCGATGCAGGCCTTCCTGGACGGCAACGGCGCCGTCGTCGCGACCGAACTGCCGGCGGGGCGCCTGATCCTCGGTGACCGCCAGGCGTTGCGCGTGGCGCTGCGCAATCTCGTGCAGAACGCGGTCCACCATTGCCGCCCCCCGGCCGAGATCACGGTCGCGCTCGCGCGGCGGGAGGGGGCGCACCTGCTGTCGGTGAGCGACCGCGGCCCCGGCATCCCCCGGCGCGACCACCGGAAGATCTTCGACAGCTTCTACCGTTCGCGCACCGACGACGACGGCGAGCGGGTGCGCGGTTCCGGACTGGGTCTCTACCTGGCCAGGCGCAACGCGGAGGCCCTCGGCGGCGAGGTGGAGCTGCGGAGCGAGGAGGGACGCGGCGCGACCTTCACCCTGGTCCTGCCCGCACACGCCGAGGAGCAGGCATGA
- a CDS encoding cytochrome c biogenesis protein produces the protein MHEIIAAANVLLPLLYLVTWGAYLWLFLTNRDALRLWSRRLLDFTVLVHVATVVLRTVAQGRLPMSTTLEFLSLLALALMMIYAVIEHRLDVRQTGFLVTGLALIMQVCASAIANGGQITDPLLEDPGYAGHALLVVLAYAALSLSFLYAILYLLQIRQLSRKQFGLFFRRMPPLETLERMSVGAAKLGVPLLFGSLCLGHLWLYSLADRVDPQTAATLTPFDPKILASWVIFLGYAAGLVGHRWWGWRGRRMNVLAIAAYLVVIATMSVIDYIFPSFHDFTQGGGV, from the coding sequence GTGCACGAGATCATCGCAGCCGCGAACGTGCTGCTGCCCCTGCTCTACCTGGTCACCTGGGGCGCCTATCTCTGGCTGTTCCTGACGAATCGCGACGCCCTCCGCCTGTGGAGCCGCCGCCTGCTCGACTTCACGGTCCTCGTGCACGTCGCCACCGTGGTGCTGCGGACGGTCGCCCAGGGGCGTCTGCCCATGTCCACCACCCTGGAGTTCCTGTCCCTGCTGGCGCTCGCGTTGATGATGATCTACGCGGTGATCGAGCACCGCCTGGACGTGCGGCAGACCGGTTTCCTTGTCACGGGCCTGGCGCTGATCATGCAGGTCTGCGCCAGCGCGATCGCCAACGGCGGCCAGATCACCGACCCCCTGCTGGAGGACCCCGGTTACGCCGGGCACGCCTTGCTGGTGGTGCTGGCGTACGCGGCCCTGAGCCTCAGCTTCCTCTATGCGATCCTGTACCTGCTGCAGATCCGGCAGCTGTCCCGCAAGCAGTTCGGCCTGTTCTTCCGGCGGATGCCGCCCCTGGAGACCCTGGAGCGCATGAGCGTGGGCGCGGCCAAGCTGGGCGTGCCGCTGCTCTTCGGATCGCTATGCCTCGGTCATCTGTGGCTCTACAGCCTGGCGGACAGGGTCGATCCGCAGACCGCCGCGACCCTCACGCCCTTCGATCCCAAGATCCTGGCCTCGTGGGTCATCTTCCTGGGCTACGCGGCGGGGCTCGTCGGCCACCGCTGGTGGGGCTGGCGGGGACGGCGCATGAACGTGCTGGCCATCGCCGCCTATCTGGTGGTGATCGCGACCATGAGCGTGATCGACTACATCTTCCCCAGCTTCCACGACTTCACGCAGGGAGGCGGCGTATGA
- the hemH gene encoding ferrochelatase, translating into MPSYRQDRLDPARPAGLILCGMGGPDGPDDVRPFLRNLFADPRILPVPRLVAPLIARLIARRRAPAVKARYAMIGQGGGSPQLTTTSRQAELLTASAAARGVTWLPAAAMRYWHPFPDETVAGLRARGAAQYLLIPMYPQYADATSGSTLGFVLASLARLHPEASVHVLPDWAVLPGLVASLSAAATSALRVWLEEDADPAECALLFVAHSLPERFIAAGDPYLERTRATVAAVHADLRARMAGHDDWLDRVPGGGEPLLAFQSRVGPIKWLGPDVPAETRRLAGAGCRRLHVQPVSFTCEHIETLHELDIALRADALAGGVIHFSRGAALNLDDTWLASLAAHLLHRAYREEAPAHA; encoded by the coding sequence GTGCCCAGCTACAGACAGGACAGGCTCGATCCCGCGCGACCCGCGGGACTGATCCTGTGCGGCATGGGCGGGCCCGACGGTCCCGACGACGTGCGGCCCTTCCTGCGCAACCTGTTCGCCGATCCGCGCATCCTCCCGGTCCCGCGCCTGGTGGCGCCGCTGATCGCGCGGCTCATCGCCCGCCGGCGCGCTCCCGCGGTCAAGGCGCGCTACGCCATGATCGGCCAGGGCGGCGGCTCGCCCCAGCTGACGACCACCTCGAGGCAGGCCGAGCTGCTCACCGCATCGGCCGCCGCGCGCGGCGTCACGTGGCTCCCCGCCGCCGCCATGCGCTACTGGCACCCCTTCCCGGACGAGACGGTGGCCGGACTGCGCGCGCGCGGCGCGGCCCAGTACCTCCTGATTCCCATGTATCCCCAGTACGCCGACGCCACCAGCGGCAGCACCCTCGGTTTCGTGCTCGCGTCGCTCGCGCGCTTGCACCCCGAAGCTTCCGTGCACGTGCTGCCCGACTGGGCGGTCCTGCCGGGGCTGGTGGCGAGCCTGTCCGCGGCGGCGACGTCGGCCCTGCGCGTCTGGCTCGAAGAGGACGCCGACCCCGCCGAGTGCGCCCTGCTCTTCGTCGCCCATTCGCTTCCCGAGAGGTTCATCGCGGCCGGCGATCCCTATCTCGAGCGGACCCGCGCCACCGTCGCCGCGGTGCACGCCGACCTGCGCGCGCGAATGGCCGGCCACGACGACTGGCTGGACCGCGTGCCCGGCGGCGGCGAGCCCCTGCTGGCCTTCCAGAGCCGCGTGGGGCCGATCAAGTGGCTCGGGCCGGACGTTCCCGCCGAGACGCGTCGCCTCGCCGGGGCCGGGTGCCGCCGCCTGCACGTCCAGCCCGTGAGCTTCACCTGCGAACACATCGAGACCCTGCACGAACTCGACATCGCGCTGCGCGCCGACGCGCTGGCCGGCGGCGTGATCCACTTCTCCCGCGGCGCCGCCCTGAACCTGGACGACACCTGGCTCGCCTCTCTCGCGGCGCACCTGCTGCACAGGGCCTACCGGGAGGAGGCGCCCGCCCATGCCTGA
- a CDS encoding NAD-binding protein codes for MTHADGRKHRLRWLPPAVMAVAALVIGYCGFRIQSHALGSPMSWRDIIYRVVQLFFLNAGDLRPPLPWQLDLARFLAPAVSAYAAFLAVLMVFRDRLLQTRLVRYRDHVVVCGLGAKGLHLAERIQASGRKVVVIESDPDNGNLSVCRSRGMVVLLGNAADAGLLHRARVERASHLFAFCGEDERNADIAVIAERVAEGRKKSALTCVVHIRDIRLCRHLREKELIARLSSRFKIEYINVYETGARIVLEAHPAFDKDESRTDSPPHVLIAGLGLLGENLVMRIIGDWRHSRRDGRIRITVVDGRATAWRLSLLKRYPQLGRYCRIETVPAAGGGAGFGIDFGIMDADLSDVSAAYVCQDDSSDGVSTAIALHRHLRERGRRVPIIVPMREDGGLTRLLPGPGDDEGSFGNITAFGLFARCLTADLLDNDMFVVIARAIHEEYRGHRAMTGNVDLTDPSMKPWSALNAKLRKSNIDQTVHISERLRTFGYDIVPLSDWEAEYRTFPGDDVEGMAEMEHERWVRDKTADGFTYAPGLKTDKTNPCLVPWADLPEEERDKDRQAVCAAPRVLARAGFQVVRIGEGAGR; via the coding sequence ATGACACATGCAGACGGCAGGAAACACCGCTTGCGCTGGCTGCCTCCGGCAGTCATGGCGGTCGCGGCCCTGGTCATCGGCTACTGCGGGTTCCGGATCCAGAGCCATGCGCTGGGATCACCGATGTCGTGGCGGGACATCATATACCGCGTAGTGCAACTATTCTTTCTGAACGCGGGCGACTTGAGGCCACCGCTGCCCTGGCAGCTCGACCTGGCCCGCTTCCTCGCGCCCGCCGTGTCGGCATACGCCGCCTTCCTGGCGGTGTTGATGGTGTTCCGGGACCGGCTGCTGCAGACTCGGCTGGTCCGGTACCGCGACCACGTGGTTGTCTGCGGATTGGGCGCGAAGGGCCTGCACCTGGCCGAACGGATCCAAGCCTCGGGCCGCAAGGTGGTGGTCATCGAGAGCGACCCCGATAACGGGAACCTGTCGGTCTGCCGCAGCCGGGGCATGGTCGTGCTGCTGGGCAACGCCGCCGACGCAGGCCTGCTTCACCGGGCGAGGGTCGAGCGAGCCTCCCACCTCTTCGCCTTCTGCGGGGAGGACGAGCGGAACGCCGACATCGCCGTCATCGCCGAACGCGTCGCGGAGGGCCGGAAGAAGAGTGCTTTGACCTGTGTCGTGCACATCCGGGATATCCGGCTCTGCAGGCACCTGCGCGAGAAGGAACTGATCGCCCGTCTGTCGAGCCGCTTCAAGATCGAGTACATCAACGTCTACGAGACCGGCGCCCGCATCGTGCTGGAAGCCCATCCGGCCTTCGACAAGGACGAATCACGGACAGACAGCCCCCCGCACGTCCTGATCGCGGGTCTGGGTCTTTTGGGCGAGAATCTCGTGATGCGCATCATCGGAGACTGGCGACACTCGCGACGCGACGGCAGGATCAGGATCACCGTCGTGGACGGCAGGGCTACGGCGTGGCGGTTGTCCCTCCTGAAGCGCTATCCGCAGCTCGGACGTTATTGCCGCATCGAGACCGTGCCGGCCGCAGGCGGCGGGGCGGGATTCGGCATCGACTTCGGGATCATGGATGCGGATCTGTCGGACGTGAGCGCGGCCTACGTCTGCCAGGACGACTCGTCGGACGGCGTCTCGACAGCCATCGCTCTGCACCGACACCTGCGCGAACGGGGTCGCCGCGTTCCCATCATCGTGCCCATGCGCGAGGACGGCGGGCTCACCCGTCTGCTGCCCGGCCCCGGCGACGACGAAGGTTCGTTCGGCAACATCACGGCCTTCGGTCTCTTCGCCCGGTGCCTCACCGCCGATCTGCTCGACAACGACATGTTCGTGGTGATCGCGCGGGCCATCCACGAGGAATACAGGGGCCACCGGGCCATGACGGGCAACGTGGACCTGACCGACCCCTCCATGAAGCCGTGGTCGGCTCTGAACGCGAAGCTGCGCAAGTCAAACATCGACCAGACCGTACACATCTCCGAGCGGCTGCGGACCTTCGGCTACGACATCGTGCCCCTGTCCGACTGGGAAGCGGAGTACCGCACGTTCCCCGGCGACGACGTCGAGGGCATGGCCGAGATGGAGCACGAGCGCTGGGTACGGGACAAGACCGCGGACGGATTCACCTACGCGCCGGGTCTCAAGACCGACAAGACCAACCCCTGCCTCGTGCCGTGGGCCGACTTGCCGGAAGAGGAACGGGACAAGGACCGGCAAGCCGTGTGCGCCGCGCCGCGGGTGCTGGCCAGGGCTGGATTTCAGGTGGTGCGGATCGGGGAAGGCGCCGGACGATGA
- the hemE gene encoding uroporphyrinogen decarboxylase yields MNTTTGSPYLAALRGEPAARRPIWIMRQAGRYLPEYRALREKTPFIDLCRTPELACEVTLQPIRRFGFDAAILFSDILIPLAPMGAPFVFDESGPQMERPVRDEADVRALRVVDSREGAGFVAEAIGLIKGELGGRTPLIGFAGAPLTLASYMIEGGGSRDFRHLKTMLYTRPDLLRELLDKLADQVLDYLRMQVDAGVDAVQLFDTWGGILHPQDYAAVALPGLRKIIDGLAGTVPRVYFLKGSAPLLDLVGTLPCEAFGLDWTLDLAEAAGRLGRPVQGNLDPLVLLGAHEEIRRRALEICRRGDTAPGHVFNLGHGILPQTPVAAVEVLVETVQGHREGN; encoded by the coding sequence ATGAACACGACCACAGGGTCGCCCTACCTGGCAGCGCTGCGGGGAGAACCCGCCGCGCGCCGTCCCATCTGGATCATGCGCCAGGCGGGGCGCTACCTGCCGGAATACCGGGCGCTGCGCGAGAAAACCCCGTTCATCGACCTCTGCCGGACGCCCGAGCTGGCCTGCGAGGTGACCCTGCAGCCCATCCGGCGCTTCGGTTTCGACGCGGCCATCCTCTTCAGCGACATCCTGATCCCCCTGGCGCCGATGGGTGCCCCCTTCGTCTTCGACGAGAGCGGTCCGCAGATGGAGCGGCCGGTGCGCGACGAGGCGGACGTGCGCGCGCTGCGCGTGGTCGATTCGCGGGAGGGCGCGGGTTTCGTCGCCGAGGCGATCGGACTCATCAAGGGCGAGCTGGGCGGCCGCACGCCTCTGATCGGCTTCGCGGGGGCGCCGCTGACCCTCGCCTCGTACATGATCGAAGGCGGCGGCTCCAGGGATTTCCGGCACCTGAAGACCATGCTCTACACGCGGCCCGACCTGCTGCGCGAACTGCTGGACAAGCTGGCCGACCAGGTCCTCGACTACCTGCGCATGCAGGTGGACGCCGGCGTCGACGCCGTGCAGCTCTTCGACACCTGGGGCGGCATCCTGCACCCGCAGGACTACGCGGCGGTGGCGTTGCCCGGCCTCCGCAAGATCATCGACGGTCTCGCGGGCACCGTCCCCCGCGTCTACTTCCTCAAGGGCTCGGCGCCGTTGCTCGATCTGGTCGGGACCCTGCCGTGCGAGGCCTTCGGACTGGACTGGACCCTCGACCTCGCGGAGGCCGCCGGCCGGCTGGGCCGTCCGGTGCAGGGCAACCTGGACCCCCTGGTGCTGCTCGGCGCGCACGAGGAGATCCGCCGCCGCGCCCTCGAGATCTGCCGCCGCGGCGATACGGCGCCGGGGCACGTCTTCAACCTCGGTCACGGCATCCTGCCGCAGACGCCGGTCGCGGCCGTCGAGGTCCTGGTCGAGACGGTCCAGGGTCATCGCGAGGGGAACTGA
- a CDS encoding response regulator transcription factor, with amino-acid sequence MKKRILVVEDDAHLADGLRINLELEGYEPVLANSAEEGLGYWRRGGIDLILLDVMLPGMDGFAFCRRIREAGDRVPVLFLTARGRDDDRIQGLETGGDDYISKPFNLRELLARIKGIFRREEWRSETPAPRSLAIGDSIVDLAGLTVENPRGSFTLKEKEAMILRVLFEKAGEAVPRRTILDRVWGYDAYPTTRTVDNFILNLRKIVEKDPARPRHIKTVHGVGYRLLT; translated from the coding sequence ATGAAGAAACGGATCCTGGTCGTCGAGGACGACGCCCATCTCGCGGACGGTCTGCGGATCAACCTCGAGCTGGAGGGCTACGAACCGGTGCTGGCCAACTCCGCCGAGGAGGGCCTCGGCTACTGGCGGCGCGGCGGCATCGACCTGATCCTGCTGGACGTGATGCTGCCCGGCATGGACGGCTTCGCGTTCTGCCGCCGCATCCGCGAGGCGGGCGACCGCGTGCCGGTGCTGTTTTTGACCGCGCGCGGGCGCGACGACGACCGCATCCAGGGACTCGAGACCGGCGGCGACGACTACATCAGCAAGCCCTTCAACCTGCGCGAGCTGCTGGCGCGCATCAAGGGCATCTTCCGGCGCGAGGAATGGCGCAGCGAGACGCCGGCGCCGCGCTCGCTGGCGATCGGCGACAGCATCGTGGATCTGGCCGGCCTGACGGTGGAGAATCCCCGCGGTTCGTTCACGCTGAAGGAGAAGGAGGCGATGATCCTGCGCGTGCTCTTCGAGAAGGCCGGCGAGGCGGTGCCGCGGCGCACCATCCTCGACCGGGTCTGGGGCTACGACGCCTATCCCACCACCCGGACGGTGGACAACTTCATCCTGAACCTGCGCAAGATCGTCGAAAAGGATCCCGCCAGGCCACGGCACATCAAGACGGTGCACGGAGTGGGATACCGTCTGTTGACCTGA